In Amyelois transitella isolate CPQ chromosome 28, ilAmyTran1.1, whole genome shotgun sequence, the following are encoded in one genomic region:
- the LOC106134384 gene encoding uncharacterized protein LOC106134384, with protein sequence MYLQSVLNFDLSSNQTTINYEVSVPSSSQMFLSLRDGSPGTSGKNASVLYKEWMAKKKNVKQRGYRPPRWPDVHISARPSSFHPSLMDYCDPERCKDYNKVACGHNRKQFVFQWFQSVCHIILNNKCSYYRGLLKFYPVKVEYCKVYVMYSLRDGCPQECPNVEHPVCAVHIDDNTPVVFKSRCELYAANCKHKLQQYVEVDKSVCLNDANLLIEALSDMADEELNQYDDEDVGSFENGQKKYYID encoded by the exons atgtacttacagagtgtactgaattttgatttaagttcaaatcaaactacaattaattacgaggtttcTGTGCCAAGCTccagccagatgtttttatcattaag AGACGGATCGCCTGGCACCTCGGGGAA AAATGCCTCAGTCCTCTACAAGGAGTGGATGgccaagaaaaaaaatg TGAAACAAAGGGGCTACAGGCCCCCCCGTTGGCCAGATGTCCACATTTCTGCGAGACCTAGTTCTTTCCACCCGAGCCTTATGGACTACTGTGACCCTGAACGATGTAAAGACTACAATAAAGTCGCGTGCGGTCATAACAGGAAACAATTCGTGTTCCAATGGTTTCAGAGCGTctgccatattattttaaacaacaagTGCTCATATTACAGAGggttattaa AGTTCTACCCAGTGAAAGTGGAATATTGTAAGGTCTATGTAATGTACTCGCTCCGGGATGGGTGCCCCCAAGAGTGTCCGAATGTCGAACACCCTGTATGTGCTGTGCATATAGACGACAACACCCCTGTAGTATTCAAAAGTAGGTGCGAGTTGTACGCTGCAAATTGCAAGCACAAGTTGCAAC aatacGTGGAGGTAGACAAGTCTGTTTGTTTAAATGACGCGAATTTGCTGATTGAAGCATTGAGCGATATGGCGGATGAAGAATTAAATCAATACGATGATGAAGATGTGGGAAGTTTCGAAAATggtcagaaaaaatattatatcgaTTGA
- the LOC106134358 gene encoding uncharacterized protein LOC106134358, whose amino-acid sequence MSSDIRTKKPEFIPPENDVDPLETKIVRTGPITPISRHRKKRLRIRTIPTTKSTININEININNLTIRENVTNKAKPLRTKLQAKKWEKHVKKYGNPVEIFYRRDTGLDAQTEAEMRRRHSLLCVDLLRPIITGMKKNATVSKFIGEQVANRLIQLLSSNGKSQTPEDIEAILYQINELQLRFFQWEVTSLKKLFNFIMPGQKHSFKSLKHGVKKIFEKWHMDLSNTQILIKDSRMFRPPCIGTSEGSTRSSLGTRYTKPATPKSTCKPKDTECNKEYDVGY is encoded by the exons atgtCTTCGGATATAAGGACGAAGAAACCGGAATTTATCCCCCCTGAGAACGACGTAGACCCATTGGAGACCAAAATCGTCAGAACTGGCCCAATAACTCCTATAAGCAGACACAGGAAGAAAAGACTTCGCATCCGCACCATACCCACGACAAaatcaacaataaatataaatgaaataaacattaataacttaacaatacgtgaaaatgtaacaaataaagCAAAACCTTTGAGAACGAAGTTGCAGGCGAAGAAATGGGAgaaacatgtaaaaaaatatggcaaCCCCGTTGAGATTTTTTATAGGAGGGATACGGGATTGGACGCTCAGACGGAAGCTGAGATGAGGAGGCGGCATTCCTTGCTCTGTGTAGACCTGTTGAGACCTATTATAACTGGCATGAAGAAGAACGCGACGGTCAGCAAGTTCATTGGGGAACAGGTTGCAAATcg CCTCATCCAACTGCTATCTTCAAACGGCAAATCACAAACGCCAGAAGATATAGAAGCTATATTGTATCAAATAAACGAATTGCAACTACGCTTCTTCCAATGGGAAGTTACGTCTTTGaagaaattattcaattttattatgccCG GACAAAAGCACTCATTCAAATCATTAAAACACGGAGTGAAGAAAATTTTCGAAAAGTGGCATATGGACCTGTCTAACACGCAAATTTTGATCAAAGACTCACGAATGTTTCGACCGCCCTGTATAGGAACTTCTGAAG GATCAACTAGAAGCTCCCTGGGGACTCGTTACACAAAACCAGCAACGCCGAAATCCACTTGTAAGCCGAAGGATACAGAATGCAATAAAGAGTATGATGTgggatattaa